From Amycolatopsis sp. WQ 127309:
GTACAGGATCTCCCCGGCCAGCGCCGAGCGCGGCACGGTGTTGGCCTGCTCCTGCTTCATGTAGTTCCAGTCGTACACGTCCGGCACGAAGACGAACGGGAACCCGGACCGCTGCGCCTGCTTCCGCCCGACCCGCGCGTACTGGTAGCACTCGGCGGTGTCGAACCAGGCCGGGTCGATGAGGCCGACGCCGAGACCGGCGTTGGCGCGCGGGTAGTAGGTGTTGTACATCTCGTCGGCGCTGACCGTCGGGAGGATCGCGCCGAAGTTCTCCCGCTTCGGCGTCACGGCCATGCCGCCGTTGACGAGCGAGCCGCCGCCGACGCCGCGGCCCTGGTACACGGTGATGCCGCTGAACTCCTCGGCGTCGAGGATCCCGGTGTACTTCGGGATGTCCTTGTCGATCGGGAACCCGAGGAAGTTGGACAGCGGCTGCTTCGTGCGGGTGCGCAACCAGAACGAGCGCTGGTCGGGCGTGGTCGTGTTGGCGAAGATCTTGCCGTCGGAACCGGGCGTGTCCCAGGCCATGCCCATTTCGACGAGCTGGACGTCGACGCCGGCCTGCGCGAGCCGCAGGGCGGTGACCTGGCCGCCGTAGCCGGAGCCGATCACCAGGGCCGGGACCCGGGCCCCGTCGGGAATGGGGCCGGCCGCTCTCGGCGTCGCACCGGCGGCGCGGCCGGCGAGCGCGGCCCCGGCCAAGATAGAACCTGTTCCTGCAATGAAGAGACGTCGGGAAAGACCGCCAGAGTTTGTTCTCTCCATAGCTTTGTCGCTCATCTGATGTTCCTCACCGTTGAGGTATTTAGAACACGTTATAGCTCACTGGTACAGACAAGTCGACATATACTCGCGAGTAACCTCCAGGCACGGCGCAGCATTGGCGCGAATGGGCCATGATGGACGACTGTGGAGTCGACCCGTGTGGACCGCTGGCTGTGGGCGGTCCGGCTGATGAAGACCCGCCCGGACGCCGCGGCGGCGTGCCGGGGCGGCCACGTGCGCGTCAACGACAAGCCGGCGAAGCCCGCGACGACCGTCGTGCCGGGCGACGAGGTCCGCGTCCGCGTCGGCGGCACGACCAGGATCCTCGACGTGGTACGGGTGATCCAGAAACGCGTGGGCGCGCCGGACGCCGCGACGTGCTTCCTGGACCGGACGCCGAAGCCGACCCCGGA
This genomic window contains:
- a CDS encoding RNA-binding S4 domain-containing protein produces the protein MESTRVDRWLWAVRLMKTRPDAAAACRGGHVRVNDKPAKPATTVVPGDEVRVRVGGTTRILDVVRVIQKRVGAPDAATCFLDRTPKPTPESVIPVARRDRGAGRPTKRERRVLDAFRSPDL